A window from Ramlibacter pinisoli encodes these proteins:
- a CDS encoding HAD-IA family hydrolase has product MFEGLRAVLFDLDGTLIDSAPDLGAAADQMRVARGLPSLPLDVYRPMAGAGARGMLGIAFGITPDHADFPALREEFFRSYEQRMTQSTFAFQGVPDLLARLVERGLAWGVVTNKSMRFTGPLTAAMPLFSTAGAVVGGDSTPHSKPHPEPLLEAARRLGLAPGQCVYVGDDERDIVAGRAAGMATVAATYGYLGGRPDVGAWRADASISTPLALLDLLKPARAA; this is encoded by the coding sequence ATGTTCGAAGGCCTCCGTGCCGTGCTGTTCGATCTGGACGGCACGTTGATCGACAGTGCTCCCGACCTCGGCGCCGCGGCCGACCAGATGCGCGTGGCGCGCGGTCTGCCCTCGCTGCCGCTGGATGTGTACCGGCCCATGGCCGGTGCCGGTGCCCGGGGCATGCTGGGCATCGCGTTCGGCATCACGCCCGATCACGCCGACTTCCCGGCCCTGCGCGAGGAGTTCTTCCGCAGCTACGAACAGCGGATGACCCAGTCGACCTTCGCCTTCCAGGGCGTGCCCGACCTGCTGGCACGGCTCGTCGAGCGCGGACTCGCGTGGGGCGTGGTCACCAACAAATCGATGCGCTTCACCGGTCCGCTGACGGCGGCCATGCCGCTGTTCTCGACGGCCGGCGCCGTCGTCGGCGGCGACAGCACGCCGCATTCGAAACCGCATCCCGAGCCGTTGCTCGAGGCGGCACGCCGCCTGGGCCTTGCGCCCGGGCAGTGCGTGTACGTGGGCGACGACGAGCGCGACATCGTCGCCGGCCGTGCGGCCGGCATGGCGACCGTCGCCGCCACCTATGGCTACCTCGGCGGCAGGCCCGACGTGGGTGCCTGGCGGGCCGAC
- the ubiG gene encoding bifunctional 2-polyprenyl-6-hydroxyphenol methylase/3-demethylubiquinol 3-O-methyltransferase UbiG has protein sequence MTEGTLNADPAELAKFSELAHRWWDTESEFRPLHQINPLRLAWIEAQAPLAGRQVLDVGCGGGILADSMARRGAHVLGIDLATKPLRVAQLHALEANTPNVAYREVSAETLAAEQPGHYDVVTCMEMLEHVPDPSSVVRACATLCKPGGSVFFSTIHRNPKSFLFAIVGAEYVLNLLPRGTHEYLKFIRPSELAAYCRDAGLQWDGTRGLAYNPLTRRYRMTDDTLVNYLVATRRT, from the coding sequence ATGACCGAAGGCACCCTCAACGCCGACCCGGCCGAGCTGGCCAAGTTTTCCGAGCTGGCCCATCGCTGGTGGGACACCGAGAGCGAGTTCCGGCCGCTGCACCAGATCAACCCGCTGCGGCTGGCATGGATCGAGGCGCAGGCGCCGCTGGCCGGCCGCCAGGTGCTCGACGTCGGCTGCGGCGGCGGCATCCTGGCCGATTCGATGGCCCGGCGCGGCGCCCATGTCCTGGGCATCGACCTGGCCACCAAGCCCCTGCGCGTGGCGCAACTGCACGCATTGGAGGCCAACACGCCGAATGTGGCTTACCGCGAGGTCAGCGCGGAGACGCTCGCGGCCGAACAGCCGGGCCACTACGACGTGGTGACCTGCATGGAGATGCTGGAACACGTGCCCGACCCATCGTCGGTCGTGCGCGCCTGTGCCACGCTGTGCAAGCCGGGAGGCTCGGTGTTCTTCTCGACCATCCACCGCAATCCCAAGTCGTTCCTGTTCGCCATCGTGGGCGCGGAGTACGTGCTGAACCTCCTGCCGCGCGGGACGCACGAGTACCTGAAGTTCATCCGGCCGTCCGAACTGGCGGCCTACTGCCGCGACGCCGGCCTGCAATGGGACGGCACGCGCGGCCTGGCGTACAACCCGCTGACGCGGCGCTACCGGATGACCGACGACACGTTGGTCAATTACCTCGTCGCGACCCGCAGGACCTGA
- the ompA gene encoding outer membrane protein OmpA, giving the protein MKKLNQVAMLFAAAALSSVAGAQTAPVAADGGSRIDNVQNSTRELVFKNSTQELCWRDSTWTPASAAKGCDGALVPPPPPPPPAPVASPPPPPAVVPPPAPAPQPPAATKVTYAADAFFDFDKAVLKPEGRAKLDDLVGKVKDINLEVIIAVGHTDSVGADAYNQKLSVKRAEAVKAYLVSKGIEKNRVYTEGKGEKQPVADNKTSEGRAKNRRVEIEVVGTRANK; this is encoded by the coding sequence ATGAAGAAACTGAACCAAGTGGCGATGCTGTTTGCAGCTGCGGCGCTCTCGTCGGTCGCCGGCGCGCAAACCGCTCCCGTCGCTGCCGATGGCGGGAGCCGGATCGACAACGTCCAGAACAGCACCCGCGAACTGGTGTTCAAGAACAGCACGCAGGAACTCTGCTGGCGCGATTCCACCTGGACCCCCGCCTCCGCCGCCAAGGGCTGCGATGGTGCCTTGGTTCCCCCGCCCCCGCCGCCGCCCCCGGCCCCGGTTGCCAGCCCGCCCCCGCCGCCGGCCGTCGTGCCGCCGCCGGCCCCGGCTCCGCAGCCGCCCGCCGCGACCAAGGTGACGTACGCCGCCGATGCCTTCTTCGACTTCGACAAGGCCGTGCTGAAGCCGGAAGGCCGCGCCAAGCTCGACGACCTGGTCGGCAAGGTGAAGGACATCAACCTGGAAGTGATCATCGCCGTCGGCCACACCGACTCGGTCGGCGCCGATGCCTACAACCAGAAGCTGTCTGTGAAGCGCGCCGAAGCCGTGAAGGCCTACCTCGTGTCCAAGGGCATCGAGAAGAACCGCGTGTACACCGAAGGCAAGGGCGAGAAGCAGCCTGTCGCCGACAACAAGACCTCCGAAGGCCGCGCCAAGAACCGCCGCGTGGAAATCGAAGTGGTCGGCACCCGCGCCAACAAGTAA
- the gyrA gene encoding DNA gyrase subunit A, whose protein sequence is MTQFAKETLPVSLEEEMRRSYLDYAMSVIVGRALPDARDGLKPVHRRVLYAMHELNNDWNRPYKKSARIVGDVIGKYHPHGDQSVYDTIVRLAQDFSMRHMLVDGQGNFGSVDGDNAAAMRYTEIRLAKIAHEMIADIDKETVDFGPNYDGSEKEPLVLPSKLPNLLVNGSGGIAVGMATNIPPHNLNEVVDACLHLLKNPDASIDELMEIVPAPDFPTAGIIYGINGVKEGYRTGRGKVVMRAKCHFEDIDRGQRQAIIVDELPYQVNKKTLQERMAELVHEKKIEGISHIQDESDKSGMRLVIELKRGEVPEVVLNNLYKQTQLQDTFGINMVALIDGQPRLCNLKDLVEVFLQHRREVVTRRTVFNLRKARERGHVLEGLAVALANIDEFIRIIRESPTPPVAKAELMSRSWDSQLVREMLTRARADGGTINADDYRPEGLDRAYGMGGDGLYRLSDTQAQEILQMRLQRLTGLEQDKIVAEYKEVMAEIDDLLDILARPERVSTIISEELTALKQEFGQTKLGARRSIVEHNAQDLATEDLITPTDMVVTLSHLGYVKSQPLSEYRAQKRGGRGKQATATKEDDWIDQLFIANTHDWMLCFSNRGRLYWLKVWEAPSGSRGSRGRPIVNMFPLAEGEKINVVLPLTGEFRSFPADHYVFMATSMGTVKKTALDEFSNPRKAGIIAVDLDEGDYLIGAALTDGKHDVMLFSDGGKAVRFDENDVRPMGRAARGVRGMLLDETQSVIAMLVAEDEQQSVLTATENGYGKRTPIGEYTRHGRGTKGMIAIQQSERNGKVVAATLVHADDEIMLITDKGVLVRTRVSEIRELGRATQGVTLIGLDEGSKLSGLQRIVENDAAAGEADPLDATTPGGEG, encoded by the coding sequence ATGACCCAATTCGCCAAAGAAACCCTGCCCGTCAGCCTCGAGGAGGAGATGCGGCGGAGCTACCTCGACTACGCCATGAGCGTGATCGTGGGCCGTGCGCTGCCGGACGCGCGTGACGGATTGAAACCCGTGCATCGGCGTGTTCTGTACGCCATGCACGAGCTGAACAACGACTGGAACCGGCCGTACAAGAAGTCGGCCCGTATCGTCGGCGACGTCATCGGCAAGTACCACCCCCACGGCGACCAGTCGGTCTACGACACCATCGTCCGGCTGGCGCAGGACTTCTCGATGCGCCACATGCTGGTCGACGGCCAGGGCAACTTCGGCTCGGTCGACGGCGACAACGCCGCGGCCATGCGCTACACCGAGATCCGGCTGGCCAAGATCGCGCACGAGATGATCGCCGACATCGACAAGGAAACGGTCGATTTCGGTCCCAACTACGACGGCAGCGAGAAGGAACCGCTGGTCCTGCCGAGCAAGCTGCCCAACCTGCTGGTCAACGGCTCGGGCGGCATCGCGGTGGGCATGGCCACCAACATCCCGCCCCACAACCTCAACGAGGTGGTGGACGCCTGCCTGCACCTGCTGAAGAACCCCGACGCCTCCATCGACGAGCTGATGGAAATCGTGCCGGCGCCCGACTTCCCCACCGCCGGCATCATCTACGGCATCAACGGGGTCAAGGAAGGCTACCGCACCGGCCGCGGCAAGGTGGTGATGCGCGCCAAGTGCCACTTCGAGGACATCGACCGCGGCCAGCGCCAGGCCATCATCGTCGACGAGCTCCCCTACCAGGTCAACAAGAAGACCTTGCAGGAGCGCATGGCCGAGCTGGTCCACGAGAAGAAGATCGAGGGCATCAGCCACATCCAGGACGAGAGCGACAAGTCCGGCATGCGGCTGGTCATCGAGCTCAAGCGCGGCGAGGTGCCCGAGGTCGTCCTGAACAACCTCTACAAGCAGACCCAGCTGCAGGACACCTTCGGCATCAACATGGTGGCGCTGATCGACGGCCAGCCCCGCCTGTGCAACCTGAAGGACCTGGTCGAAGTCTTCCTGCAGCACCGCCGCGAGGTGGTCACGCGCAGGACGGTGTTCAACCTGCGCAAGGCGCGCGAACGCGGCCACGTGCTGGAAGGCCTGGCGGTCGCGCTGGCCAACATCGACGAGTTCATCCGCATCATCCGTGAGTCGCCCACGCCCCCGGTGGCCAAGGCCGAGCTGATGTCGCGCAGCTGGGACAGCCAGCTGGTGCGCGAGATGCTCACCCGCGCCAGGGCCGACGGCGGCACCATCAACGCCGACGACTACCGTCCCGAGGGCCTCGACCGCGCCTACGGCATGGGCGGCGACGGCCTGTACCGGCTGTCGGACACGCAGGCGCAGGAAATCCTGCAGATGCGGCTGCAGCGCCTGACCGGCCTGGAGCAGGACAAGATCGTGGCCGAGTACAAGGAGGTCATGGCCGAGATCGACGACCTGCTCGACATCCTGGCCCGCCCCGAGCGCGTGTCCACCATCATCAGCGAGGAACTCACCGCCCTGAAGCAGGAGTTCGGCCAGACCAAGCTGGGCGCCCGCCGCAGCATCGTCGAGCACAACGCGCAGGACCTCGCCACCGAGGACCTGATCACGCCCACCGACATGGTGGTCACGCTGTCGCACCTCGGCTACGTCAAGAGCCAGCCGCTCTCGGAGTACCGGGCCCAGAAGCGCGGCGGCCGCGGCAAGCAGGCCACGGCGACCAAGGAAGACGACTGGATCGACCAGCTCTTCATCGCCAACACGCACGACTGGATGCTGTGCTTCTCCAACCGCGGCCGGCTCTACTGGCTCAAGGTCTGGGAGGCGCCCTCGGGCTCGCGCGGCTCGCGCGGCCGGCCCATCGTCAACATGTTCCCGCTGGCCGAGGGCGAGAAGATCAACGTGGTGCTGCCGCTGACCGGCGAGTTCCGCAGCTTCCCGGCCGACCACTATGTGTTCATGGCCACGTCCATGGGCACGGTGAAGAAGACGGCGCTCGACGAGTTCAGCAACCCGCGCAAGGCCGGCATCATCGCCGTCGACCTCGATGAGGGCGACTACCTGATCGGCGCGGCACTCACCGACGGCAAGCATGACGTCATGCTGTTCTCCGACGGCGGCAAGGCGGTGCGGTTCGACGAGAACGACGTGCGGCCGATGGGCCGGGCGGCGCGCGGCGTGCGCGGCATGCTGCTGGACGAAACGCAGAGCGTCATCGCCATGCTGGTGGCAGAGGACGAGCAGCAGAGCGTGCTCACCGCCACCGAGAACGGCTACGGCAAGCGCACGCCGATCGGCGAGTACACCCGCCACGGCCGCGGCACCAAGGGGATGATCGCCATCCAGCAGAGCGAGCGCAACGGCAAGGTGGTCGCCGCCACGCTGGTGCACGCCGACGACGAGATCATGCTCATCACCGACAAGGGCGTGCTGGTGCGCACCCGCGTCAGCGAGATCCGCGAACTCGGCCGGGCCACCCAGGGCGTCACGCTCATCGGCCTCGACGAGGGTTCCAAGCTCAGCGGCCTGCAGCGCATCGTCGAGAACGACGCCGCGGCCGGCGAAGCCGACCCGCTGGATGCCACCACGCCCGGCGGGGAGGGCTGA
- the pheA gene encoding prephenate dehydratase: protein MPRDLAQLRTEIDAVDRELLAALNRRAALANEVGELKRAEGSPVFRPEREAQVINGLQSLNPGPLKADNVATIWREIMSACRALEAPQRVAYLGPAGTFSEQAAVQFFGSSIEHVPCVSFDEVFQAATAGTADFGVVPVENSTEGVVTRSLDLLLGSPLHIVGELSLLVRHHLLRKEASLDGIQAVLAHPQALAQCQGWLSKHLPQAERRAVASNAEGARLAATNPAWAGIAGERAGSEFGLHIAAHAMQDEAFNRTRFAIVCLPQTLAAPQASGRDCVSLVVSVPNRPGAVHDILVPLKQHGVSMTRFESRPAKSGQWEYFFFIDVQGHPSQPHVAAALADLRGLCAFYKVLGTYPVAD, encoded by the coding sequence ATGCCCCGCGACCTGGCGCAGCTGCGCACCGAAATCGACGCGGTCGACCGCGAACTGCTGGCGGCACTGAACCGCCGAGCGGCCCTGGCCAACGAGGTGGGTGAACTCAAGCGGGCCGAGGGCTCGCCCGTGTTCCGCCCCGAACGCGAGGCCCAGGTCATCAACGGCCTGCAGTCCCTCAACCCCGGCCCGCTGAAGGCCGACAACGTCGCCACCATCTGGCGCGAGATCATGTCGGCCTGCCGCGCACTGGAGGCCCCGCAGCGCGTGGCCTACCTGGGCCCGGCCGGCACCTTCAGCGAGCAGGCCGCGGTCCAGTTCTTCGGCTCCAGCATCGAGCACGTGCCCTGCGTGAGCTTCGACGAGGTGTTCCAGGCTGCGACGGCCGGCACCGCCGACTTCGGCGTGGTGCCGGTGGAGAACAGCACCGAGGGTGTGGTCACCCGCTCGCTCGACCTGCTGCTCGGCTCGCCGCTGCACATCGTCGGCGAGCTCAGCCTGCTGGTGCGCCACCACCTCCTGCGCAAGGAAGCCTCGCTCGACGGCATCCAGGCCGTGCTGGCGCATCCGCAGGCCCTGGCCCAGTGCCAGGGCTGGCTGTCCAAGCACCTGCCGCAGGCCGAGCGCCGCGCCGTCGCCAGCAACGCCGAGGGCGCCCGGCTGGCCGCCACCAACCCGGCCTGGGCCGGCATCGCGGGCGAGAGGGCCGGCAGCGAGTTCGGCCTGCACATCGCCGCCCACGCCATGCAGGACGAGGCGTTCAACCGCACCCGCTTCGCCATCGTCTGCCTGCCGCAGACGCTGGCCGCGCCCCAGGCCTCGGGACGCGACTGCGTGAGCCTGGTGGTCTCGGTGCCCAACCGGCCCGGCGCCGTGCACGACATCCTGGTGCCGCTGAAGCAGCACGGCGTGTCGATGACACGCTTCGAGTCGCGGCCCGCCAAGTCGGGCCAGTGGGAGTATTTCTTCTTCATCGACGTCCAGGGCCACCCCTCTCAACCCCACGTGGCGGCCGCCCTGGCCGACCTGCGCGGGCTGTGCGCGTTCTACAAGGTCCTGGGCACGTACCCGGTGGCCGATTGA
- a CDS encoding prephenate dehydrogenase, with protein sequence MFEQLGLIGCGLMGGSFALALKRAGLVKRVVGYSKSPSTTQRALSMGVIDVEAPSALLAVSGADIVLLAVPVSATEATLKAIRHLVSKDMLIMDVGSTKRDVIDAARRVLRDNIGAFVPCHPIAGKEASGVDHADADLYVGKQVVVTPIERTLPGHLQRAIQVWEALQCNVTRMTPESHDAAFAAVSHLPHLIAFALVNGIASQPQGQEFLQLAGPGFRDFTRIAAGEPKLWRDVLLANRQELLAQSQVFQRTLQAMEAMVEAGNADALEGFIAQASNLRANWRMGAKKP encoded by the coding sequence ATGTTCGAGCAGTTGGGCCTGATCGGCTGCGGCCTCATGGGAGGCTCGTTCGCGCTGGCGCTCAAGCGCGCTGGCCTGGTCAAGCGCGTGGTGGGCTACAGCAAGTCGCCCTCGACGACCCAGCGCGCCCTCTCCATGGGCGTGATCGACGTCGAGGCCCCCTCGGCCCTGCTGGCCGTCTCGGGCGCCGACATCGTGCTGCTGGCCGTGCCGGTCTCGGCCACCGAGGCCACGCTCAAGGCCATCCGCCACCTGGTCAGCAAGGACATGCTGATCATGGACGTCGGCTCGACCAAGCGCGACGTCATCGACGCGGCCCGTCGCGTCCTGCGCGACAACATCGGCGCGTTCGTTCCCTGCCACCCGATCGCCGGCAAGGAAGCCTCGGGCGTCGACCACGCCGACGCCGACCTCTACGTGGGCAAGCAGGTCGTCGTCACGCCGATCGAGCGCACCCTGCCCGGCCACCTGCAGCGCGCCATCCAGGTCTGGGAGGCGCTGCAGTGCAACGTCACGCGCATGACCCCCGAGTCGCACGACGCGGCCTTCGCGGCGGTCAGCCACCTGCCGCACCTGATCGCGTTCGCGCTGGTCAACGGCATCGCCTCGCAGCCGCAGGGCCAGGAGTTCCTGCAGCTGGCCGGCCCGGGATTCCGCGACTTCACCCGCATCGCCGCCGGCGAGCCCAAGCTCTGGCGCGACGTGCTGCTGGCCAACCGCCAGGAACTGCTGGCCCAGTCGCAGGTGTTCCAGCGCACGCTGCAGGCCATGGAAGCGATGGTCGAGGCCGGCAACGCCGACGCGCTGGAGGGCTTCATCGCCCAGGCCAGCAACCTGCGCGCCAACTGGCGCATGGGTGCGAAGAAGCCCTGA
- a CDS encoding bifunctional 3-phosphoshikimate 1-carboxyvinyltransferase/cytidylate kinase yields MFSTDFLDIPALEAAGGEVALPGSKSISNRVLLLAALCDGTTTVHDLLDSDDTRVMLDALRALGCGVVHRGAAVEITGFGARGPVRQARLFLGNAGTAMRPLAAALAVLGGDFELSGVPRMHERPIGDLVDALRQLGCRIDYLGQPGFPPLRLGTPDLRLDQPIPVRGDVSSQFLTALLMALPLAAQRNIVIEVVGELISKPYIEITLNLLARFSIAVQREGWRRFTIPAGSSYRSPGEVHVEADASSASYFAALGAIARPSVPGRGIRILGVGSQSIQGDIRFLEAAEAMGARVTSGPNWVEVARGAWPLKAVDLDCNHIPDAAMTLAVMALYADGPTTLRNIASWRVKETDRLAAMAAELRKLGATVEEGTDFLRVTPPARWGAAAIRTYDDHRVAMCFSLAAFNPDGVPVRILDPQCVAKTFPDYFETLFGVASTATARVPVICVDGPTASGKGTLAAETANRLGYHYLDSGALYRITALAALRAGLALDTAHEPAIATLAATLPVRFHAGRVLLAGQDVTEAIRTEEAGMNASRVSALPAVRAALVDLQQSFRRLPGLVADGRDMGTVIFPDAPMKVFLTASAARRAERRHKQLISKGNPVTLDALRADLEARDARDSQRAVAPLKPAQDALLLDNSEQSVEDSVAQVLAWWQARQPFAAA; encoded by the coding sequence ATGTTCAGCACCGACTTCCTCGACATCCCGGCGCTCGAGGCGGCCGGCGGCGAGGTGGCCCTCCCGGGCTCCAAGAGCATTTCCAACCGCGTGCTGCTGCTCGCGGCGCTGTGCGACGGCACCACCACCGTCCACGACCTGCTCGACTCCGACGACACCCGCGTCATGCTCGACGCCCTGCGCGCGCTCGGCTGCGGGGTGGTGCACCGCGGCGCGGCGGTCGAGATCACCGGCTTCGGCGCCCGCGGGCCGGTGCGGCAGGCGCGCCTGTTCCTCGGCAATGCCGGCACCGCCATGCGGCCGCTGGCCGCGGCGCTGGCCGTCCTGGGAGGCGACTTCGAGCTGAGCGGCGTGCCGCGCATGCACGAGCGCCCGATCGGCGACCTGGTCGATGCCCTGCGGCAGCTCGGCTGCCGGATCGACTACCTCGGCCAGCCAGGCTTCCCGCCGCTGCGGCTGGGAACACCAGACCTTCGGCTCGACCAGCCGATCCCGGTGCGCGGCGACGTCTCCAGCCAGTTCCTCACCGCGCTGCTGATGGCCCTGCCGCTGGCGGCACAGCGAAATATCGTCATCGAGGTGGTCGGCGAGCTCATCTCCAAGCCCTACATCGAGATCACGCTCAACCTGCTGGCGCGCTTCAGCATCGCCGTGCAGCGCGAGGGCTGGCGCCGCTTCACCATCCCGGCCGGCAGCAGCTACCGCTCGCCGGGCGAGGTCCACGTCGAGGCCGACGCCTCGTCGGCCAGCTACTTCGCCGCCCTGGGCGCCATCGCCCGCCCCTCGGTCCCGGGCCGGGGCATCCGCATCCTGGGCGTCGGCTCGCAGTCGATCCAGGGCGACATCCGCTTCCTGGAGGCCGCCGAGGCGATGGGCGCCCGGGTCACCAGCGGGCCGAACTGGGTCGAGGTGGCGCGCGGCGCCTGGCCGCTGAAGGCGGTCGACCTGGACTGCAACCACATCCCCGACGCCGCCATGACGCTGGCCGTGATGGCCCTGTACGCCGACGGCCCCACCACCCTGCGCAACATCGCCAGCTGGCGCGTCAAGGAGACCGACCGGCTGGCGGCCATGGCGGCCGAACTGCGCAAGCTGGGTGCCACGGTCGAGGAAGGCACCGACTTCCTGCGCGTGACCCCGCCGGCCCGCTGGGGCGCCGCCGCCATCCGCACCTACGACGACCACCGGGTCGCCATGTGCTTCTCGCTCGCCGCCTTCAACCCGGACGGCGTGCCGGTGCGCATCCTCGATCCCCAGTGCGTCGCCAAGACCTTCCCCGACTACTTCGAGACCCTGTTCGGCGTCGCCAGCACCGCCACCGCGCGCGTGCCGGTGATCTGCGTCGACGGTCCCACGGCCTCGGGCAAGGGCACGCTGGCTGCCGAGACGGCCAACCGGCTCGGCTACCACTACCTCGACTCGGGCGCCCTGTACCGCATCACCGCGCTGGCGGCACTGCGCGCCGGGCTGGCGCTGGACACCGCGCACGAGCCTGCCATCGCCACCCTGGCCGCCACCCTGCCGGTGCGGTTCCACGCCGGCCGCGTGCTGCTGGCCGGCCAGGACGTCACCGAGGCGATCCGCACCGAGGAAGCCGGCATGAACGCCTCGCGCGTCTCGGCCCTGCCGGCCGTGCGCGCGGCCCTGGTCGACCTGCAGCAGTCGTTCCGGCGCCTCCCCGGCCTGGTGGCCGACGGCCGCGACATGGGCACGGTGATCTTCCCGGACGCCCCCATGAAGGTCTTCCTCACCGCCAGTGCCGCGCGGCGTGCCGAGAGGCGTCATAAGCAATTGATTTCAAAGGGCAATCCTGTTACACTTGATGCCCTTCGCGCCGACCTCGAGGCGCGCGACGCACGCGACTCCCAGCGTGCCGTGGCGCCCCTGAAGCCGGCGCAGGATGCCCTCCTGCTGGACAACTCGGAGCAATCGGTCGAAGACTCGGTTGCCCAGGTGCTGGCCTGGTGGCAAGCCAGGCAGCCGTTCGCGGCGGCCTGA
- the rpsA gene encoding 30S ribosomal protein S1 gives MSESFAALFEESLTRSEMRAGEVITAEVVRIEHSFVVVNAGLKSEAYVPIDEFKNDKGEVEVEVGDFVSVAIDAIENGYGDTILSRDKAKRLASWMALEKALESGEFVTGTTSGKVKGGLTVLVNGIRAFLPGSLIDTRPIKDLTPYENKTLEFKVIKLDRKRNNVVLSRRAVVEASMGEERAKLMETLKEGSIVRGVVKNITEYGAFVDLGGIDGLLHITDMAWRRVRHPSEVVQAGQEITAKILKFDTEKNRVSLGLKQMGDDPWMGVSRRYPQGTRMFGKVTNIADYGAFVELEPGIEGLVHVSEMDWTNKNVAPSKIVSLGDEVEVMVLEIDEDKRRISLGMKQCKANPWQEFAQNTKRGDRVKGPIKSITDFGVFVGLAAGIDGLVHLSDLSWNEPGETAVRNYKKGQEVDAIVLAVDVDRERISLGIKQLDSDPFTTFVSVHDKGSVVSGKVKTVDPKGAEVDLGHEIVGYLRASEISRDRVEDARNVLKEGDEVTAVVVNIDRKTRNIQLSVKAKDMADEQGAMANLSQQSTRENAGTTNLGALLKAKLEK, from the coding sequence ATGTCTGAATCTTTTGCCGCCCTGTTCGAGGAATCGCTGACCCGCTCCGAAATGCGCGCCGGCGAGGTCATCACCGCCGAGGTGGTCCGCATCGAGCACAGCTTCGTCGTCGTCAACGCCGGCCTCAAGTCCGAGGCGTACGTGCCGATCGACGAGTTCAAGAACGACAAGGGCGAGGTCGAGGTCGAAGTCGGTGACTTCGTCTCGGTCGCCATCGACGCCATCGAGAACGGCTACGGCGACACCATCCTGTCGCGCGACAAGGCCAAGCGCCTGGCTTCCTGGATGGCCCTGGAAAAGGCCCTCGAGTCCGGCGAGTTCGTCACCGGCACCACCAGCGGCAAGGTCAAGGGCGGCCTGACGGTCCTCGTCAACGGCATCCGCGCGTTCCTGCCCGGCTCGCTGATCGACACCCGTCCCATCAAGGACCTCACGCCGTACGAGAACAAGACCCTGGAATTCAAGGTCATCAAGCTCGACCGCAAGCGCAACAACGTCGTGCTCAGCCGCCGCGCGGTGGTCGAGGCGTCGATGGGCGAGGAGCGCGCCAAGCTGATGGAGACCCTCAAGGAAGGCTCCATCGTCCGCGGCGTCGTCAAGAACATCACCGAGTACGGCGCATTCGTCGACCTCGGCGGCATCGACGGCCTGCTGCACATCACCGACATGGCTTGGCGCCGCGTGCGCCACCCGTCCGAGGTGGTGCAGGCCGGCCAGGAAATCACGGCCAAGATCCTCAAGTTCGACACCGAGAAGAACCGCGTCTCGCTGGGCCTCAAGCAGATGGGCGACGACCCCTGGATGGGCGTCTCGCGCCGCTATCCGCAGGGCACCCGCATGTTCGGCAAGGTCACGAACATCGCCGACTACGGCGCGTTCGTCGAGCTCGAGCCCGGCATCGAGGGCCTGGTGCACGTGTCCGAGATGGACTGGACCAACAAGAACGTCGCCCCCAGCAAGATCGTCTCGCTGGGCGACGAAGTCGAGGTCATGGTCCTGGAAATCGACGAGGACAAGCGCCGCATCAGCCTGGGCATGAAGCAGTGCAAGGCCAACCCGTGGCAGGAATTCGCGCAGAACACCAAGCGCGGCGACCGCGTCAAGGGCCCGATCAAGTCGATCACCGACTTCGGCGTGTTCGTCGGCCTGGCCGCCGGCATCGACGGCCTGGTGCACCTGTCCGACCTGTCCTGGAACGAGCCCGGCGAGACCGCCGTGCGCAACTACAAGAAGGGCCAGGAAGTCGACGCCATCGTGCTGGCCGTCGACGTCGACCGCGAGCGCATCAGCCTGGGCATCAAACAGCTCGACTCCGACCCGTTCACCACCTTCGTGTCGGTGCACGACAAGGGCTCGGTCGTCAGCGGCAAGGTCAAGACCGTGGACCCCAAGGGTGCCGAGGTCGACCTGGGCCACGAGATCGTGGGCTACCTGCGTGCCTCCGAGATCAGCCGCGACCGCGTGGAAGACGCGCGCAACGTGCTCAAGGAAGGTGACGAGGTCACGGCCGTGGTGGTCAACATCGACCGCAAGACGCGCAACATCCAGCTGTCGGTCAAGGCCAAGGACATGGCCGACGAGCAGGGCGCGATGGCCAACCTGAGCCAGCAATCGACGCGCGAGAACGCCGGCACCACCAACCTGGGCGCCCTGCTCAAGGCCAAGCTGGAGAAGTGA
- a CDS encoding integration host factor subunit beta: MTRSDLVEELAGRFGQLTHRDAEYAVKAILDAMGDALVRGHRIEIRGFGSFSINRRPPRLGRNPRSGESVQIPEKRVPHFKPGKALREAVDQRTQELEGRG, encoded by the coding sequence ATGACCCGATCTGACCTCGTCGAAGAACTGGCCGGCCGCTTCGGCCAGCTCACGCACCGCGACGCCGAGTACGCCGTCAAGGCCATCCTCGACGCCATGGGCGACGCGCTGGTCCGTGGCCACCGCATCGAGATCCGCGGCTTCGGCAGCTTCTCGATCAACCGGCGGCCGCCGCGGCTGGGGCGCAACCCGCGATCGGGCGAAAGCGTGCAGATTCCGGAAAAGCGCGTCCCCCACTTCAAGCCGGGCAAGGCCCTGCGCGAGGCGGTGGACCAGCGCACCCAGGAGCTCGAGGGACGCGGCTGA